In Clostridiaceae bacterium, a single window of DNA contains:
- a CDS encoding BMP family ABC transporter substrate-binding protein produces MGENHLRHYLNAKRMAAKAYNASISRGKSGYLPFLEGLLKNTDIVSEVDLGIVDIPLRKVIGTYTYTRSVSFAPNFMPLMNDNTEFAQKWMNLCAIHEKEGLRDPIIVYEYLNWFYVVEGNKRVSILKYFGVHSFPAKITRLVPKRDENNTDIVIYYEFMDFYKKTGINTIWFSKKGSFASLLKYIEEFDPKDKIIISGNKYRYFTNSVYLPFRKAYHEVGGGRLPITTGDAFLEYVKLYGLPVNITEQELKQTLRNLLIELEHMAGFEEINVLTTPPEEHEPSIFSAIATLIKPKKVLRIAFAYAKTIEDSNWTNSHEWGRRHVENIMKDSISTSYIENVPEGLSAYNSIKMLAEEGNDIIFATSPTFINATLKAALEYPDIRFFNCTQTKSYKHVQTYFGRIYEPRFLTGLVAGAVTRKDIIGYVGTHPICEVISGINAFALGARMVNPRVKVIVEWTNEWDSPEKSREASCRLVNKGADIISHHNALGKKEYGVFSAICKGEDENSLITRNLATHLWNWGVFYERIISGILNDTWKSTADAFGAGSRLINYWWGMDSGIVDVFYSKRHVPRETQKLLLIFKKMIENNSFHPFTGPIYDQNGKLRIKHDEIASHDDILSMNWFVDVVETTMPKIGKRNIDLETYVPIVEE; encoded by the coding sequence ATGGGGGAAAACCATCTGAGACATTACCTGAACGCAAAAAGGATGGCTGCAAAAGCATATAATGCCAGCATATCCAGAGGTAAATCAGGTTATCTGCCTTTTTTGGAAGGCCTGCTGAAAAATACTGATATAGTTTCGGAAGTAGATCTTGGAATAGTGGATATACCTCTCAGAAAAGTCATTGGTACCTATACTTATACCAGAAGTGTTTCCTTTGCTCCCAACTTTATGCCTTTAATGAATGATAATACTGAGTTTGCCCAGAAATGGATGAACTTGTGCGCTATTCACGAAAAAGAAGGGCTAAGAGACCCTATAATAGTTTATGAATATCTGAACTGGTTTTATGTTGTTGAAGGGAACAAAAGAGTCAGCATTTTGAAATATTTTGGTGTTCACTCTTTCCCGGCAAAGATAACACGCTTGGTCCCAAAGAGGGATGAAAATAATACTGATATAGTAATCTACTATGAGTTTATGGATTTCTATAAAAAAACAGGTATTAACACTATCTGGTTCTCAAAAAAAGGAAGCTTTGCCAGCCTTCTCAAATATATTGAAGAATTTGACCCGAAAGATAAAATAATTATTTCAGGAAACAAGTACAGGTATTTTACAAATTCGGTCTATCTTCCATTCAGGAAAGCTTATCATGAGGTAGGTGGCGGAAGACTGCCAATTACCACAGGAGATGCTTTTTTAGAATACGTAAAACTATATGGATTGCCTGTTAATATAACAGAGCAGGAACTTAAACAAACACTTAGAAATTTATTGATTGAACTTGAGCATATGGCCGGTTTTGAAGAAATCAACGTGCTTACAACTCCTCCGGAGGAACATGAACCTTCCATTTTTTCTGCCATAGCTACATTGATAAAGCCCAAAAAGGTCTTAAGAATTGCTTTTGCCTATGCAAAAACCATAGAGGATTCCAACTGGACTAATTCTCATGAATGGGGAAGGCGTCATGTAGAAAATATCATGAAAGATTCTATTTCAACTTCATATATCGAAAATGTGCCGGAAGGATTATCGGCTTACAATTCTATAAAAATGCTTGCCGAAGAAGGAAATGACATTATATTCGCAACCAGCCCTACGTTTATAAATGCCACATTGAAAGCTGCCCTTGAATATCCAGATATCAGATTTTTTAATTGTACCCAGACAAAATCATATAAGCATGTCCAAACCTACTTTGGAAGGATATATGAACCTAGATTTCTGACAGGATTGGTTGCCGGTGCGGTCACGCGGAAAGATATAATCGGATATGTGGGGACTCACCCCATCTGTGAGGTAATCAGCGGCATTAATGCTTTTGCTCTCGGAGCAAGAATGGTAAATCCCAGAGTGAAAGTTATAGTAGAATGGACCAATGAATGGGATTCTCCTGAAAAATCCAGGGAGGCCAGCTGCAGACTGGTCAATAAGGGCGCGGACATAATAAGCCATCATAATGCCCTTGGGAAAAAAGAATATGGTGTATTTTCGGCAATCTGCAAAGGAGAAGATGAAAACAGTCTCATAACCAGGAACCTTGCTACACACTTGTGGAACTGGGGTGTGTTTTATGAAAGAATAATTTCTGGAATATTAAATGACACATGGAAAAGTACCGCAGATGCTTTTGGAGCCGGTTCACGGCTTATTAATTACTGGTGGGGCATGGATTCAGGTATTGTGGATGTTTTTTATTCCAAAAGGCATGTACCCAGGGAAACCCAAAAATTACTGCTGATTTTCAAGAAAATGATAGAGAATAATTCTTTTCATCCCTTTACCGGGCCTATTTATGACCAGAATGGCAAGTTGAGAATAAAACATGATGAAATTGCTAGCCACGATGATATTCTTTCAATGAACTGGTTTGTGGATGTTGTGGAAACTACCATGCCAAAGATTGGAAAAAGAAATATTGATCTTGAAACTTACGTTCCGATAGTGGAAGAATAA
- a CDS encoding metallophosphoesterase, translating into MRILLVADKEVSYIWDYFDKERFNGVDLIISCGDLKAEYLSFLVTMINAPLFYVHGNHDSSYLTNPPGGCTCIDGKFVIFNGLRIIGLGGTQCYNRGPFQYTEKAMKKRVTKLKYKIMRNKGFDILVTHAPAFSINDGDDICHQGFKVFKDLIIKYSPKYFFHGHQHLNYGRHNRIVRYNNTTIVNSYGYYLLDI; encoded by the coding sequence ATGAGAATTTTATTGGTAGCTGATAAGGAAGTATCTTATATATGGGATTATTTTGATAAAGAACGGTTTAATGGAGTGGATCTTATAATATCCTGCGGTGATCTGAAGGCCGAATATCTTTCTTTTCTAGTAACAATGATCAACGCACCTTTGTTCTATGTTCATGGAAATCACGATTCAAGTTACTTAACAAATCCTCCTGGAGGATGTACCTGCATTGACGGAAAATTTGTGATTTTTAATGGTCTGAGAATCATCGGGTTAGGAGGAACCCAATGCTATAATCGTGGCCCTTTTCAGTACACGGAAAAAGCAATGAAAAAAAGAGTTACAAAACTGAAGTATAAAATTATGCGCAATAAAGGTTTTGACATCCTGGTAACACATGCTCCTGCTTTTAGTATAAATGACGGAGACGACATATGCCATCAAGGGTTTAAAGTATTCAAAGATTTAATAATAAAGTACTCTCCCAAATATTTTTTTCACGGGCATCAGCATCTCAACTATGGCCGCCATAACAGGATAGTCCGGTATAATAATACAACCATTGTCAATAGCTATGGCTATTACTTATTAGATATTTAG
- a CDS encoding Asp23/Gls24 family envelope stress response protein — translation MTDIVKNEIHEDKIIIADEVLSTIAGVSATSVKGVTSLSGGLVDGIAGILGRKNLGKGVKVESNDKEVIIEIALIVEYGCKIHVVAREVQNVVRSTIEDMTGMRVAEVDVNVVGISMDKDSKKLEASNTENE, via the coding sequence ATGACCGATATAGTTAAAAATGAAATACATGAGGACAAAATTATTATAGCAGATGAAGTTTTATCAACCATAGCAGGAGTATCTGCAACCAGTGTTAAAGGAGTTACTTCACTTAGTGGAGGATTAGTGGACGGAATTGCAGGTATACTGGGCAGAAAAAACCTTGGGAAGGGCGTAAAGGTTGAAAGCAACGACAAAGAGGTAATTATAGAGATAGCATTGATTGTTGAATACGGATGTAAGATACATGTTGTCGCAAGAGAGGTCCAGAATGTTGTAAGATCAACTATTGAAGATATGACAGGCATGAGAGTAGCGGAAGTTGATGTCAACGTAGTTGGTATAAGCATGGATAAGGATTCAAAAAAGCTGGAGGCAAGCAATACTGAAAATGAATAA
- a CDS encoding MFS transporter, translated as MGGLYTGTYRSILASLKNSWENDRTRLLFIIDGVFINAAAVLTAGIFLSGYIILLGGSDFLVGVVKNSAIWASIVAFFSFLIYERLEKRKKLLLCLHGISRFLLGSVVFFPLFINNNKINLILVSSCVIIGNITWAIYSVGFSVWLMNSVPKESRSNFVYQRMFWLRISFTIVTLVMGKVLDLFNKSYEGFLFVFISSLIFSLGDLIALANIKEAPNIVKKETKINSEIFLEPLKSHIYRGFLIFVFLFYCFLNISGSFSTVYFIRYLDLDYSILSAFDVSVYVFMIISIRYWRKIESKHDVKFVLKISSYILIFEFAVYAFLRKESAMLIFLGAILSGIGNGGFNIAIFTYRYDIMPEDNRTLYEAWFGAVYGISTLVAPVIGNFFIKTLPEISIFSLKFNSFQINYFISFAISLSIIFFSFSGPGKLRVMKDIRRGAYEI; from the coding sequence ATGGGAGGGTTATATACGGGTACCTACAGAAGTATTCTTGCTTCCTTAAAAAACAGCTGGGAGAACGACAGAACAAGATTGCTGTTCATAATAGACGGTGTTTTTATAAATGCTGCGGCTGTCCTGACTGCAGGAATCTTTCTTTCAGGTTATATAATCCTGTTGGGAGGTTCAGATTTTCTTGTAGGAGTGGTTAAAAATTCAGCAATATGGGCATCTATAGTAGCATTTTTCTCTTTTTTAATATATGAGCGTTTGGAAAAGAGAAAAAAGCTATTATTGTGCCTGCATGGTATTTCAAGATTTTTACTTGGTTCGGTTGTTTTTTTTCCTTTATTTATAAACAATAATAAAATTAATTTAATATTAGTATCTAGTTGTGTAATAATAGGGAATATAACCTGGGCTATTTATTCAGTGGGCTTCTCTGTGTGGCTTATGAACTCTGTCCCTAAAGAATCCAGGAGTAATTTTGTCTACCAGAGAATGTTCTGGTTAAGAATTTCTTTTACTATTGTTACACTGGTTATGGGAAAGGTACTGGATTTATTTAATAAATCCTATGAAGGTTTTCTGTTTGTTTTTATCTCCAGTCTTATATTTTCTTTAGGTGATTTAATTGCTCTGGCTAATATTAAGGAAGCTCCCAATATTGTGAAAAAAGAAACCAAAATAAACAGTGAGATATTCCTTGAACCACTGAAGTCACATATTTATCGGGGGTTCCTTATTTTTGTTTTTTTATTTTACTGTTTCCTGAATATTTCAGGTTCTTTCAGTACTGTTTATTTTATAAGATACCTTGATCTTGACTACAGCATACTTTCTGCATTTGATGTTTCAGTATATGTTTTTATGATTATATCCATCAGATACTGGAGAAAGATTGAAAGCAAGCATGATGTGAAATTTGTGCTTAAAATATCATCCTATATCCTAATATTTGAGTTTGCTGTATATGCTTTTTTAAGAAAAGAATCAGCAATGTTGATATTCTTAGGTGCCATATTGTCCGGCATAGGAAACGGAGGGTTTAATATTGCAATTTTTACTTACCGGTATGACATAATGCCGGAAGACAACAGAACCTTGTACGAAGCCTGGTTTGGAGCAGTATATGGTATAAGCACTCTTGTGGCACCGGTTATAGGAAACTTTTTTATTAAGACTTTACCTGAAATAAGTATTTTTTCGCTGAAATTTAATAGTTTCCAGATAAATTATTTCATATCTTTTGCAATTAGTTTGTCTATTATATTTTTCTCCTTTAGTGGTCCGGGAAAATTAAGAGTGATGAAAGATATCAGAAGGGGCGCTTATGAAATATAA
- a CDS encoding DUF1638 domain-containing protein has translation MKYKLICCEVFMRIVCMEIATTSNTIDPEFTKLGAHENPDSLRDIIQEKIDSIREEDGYDAVLLGYGLCGNAALRLKAGSVPLVIPRAHDCCTIFLGSKDRFLEHFKDRLSASWSSAGYAERSTEYLRETDTGKFLGLDRSYQELVEQYGEDNARYIWDILHPENYQKDDLIYIRIPEFESLGYLEKLKEKASQEGRNVQVLEGDTRLIKKLINGQWDEEEFLLVPPGRSIAAVYDHKEIICVE, from the coding sequence ATGAAATATAAATTAATTTGCTGTGAAGTATTTATGAGAATAGTTTGTATGGAAATAGCTACAACATCTAATACAATTGATCCTGAATTTACCAAACTTGGCGCTCACGAAAATCCAGACAGTTTAAGGGATATAATTCAGGAGAAAATCGACAGTATACGTGAAGAAGATGGCTATGATGCTGTACTGCTAGGTTATGGTCTATGTGGAAATGCTGCACTGCGCCTGAAAGCAGGTTCTGTACCGCTTGTTATTCCCAGGGCACATGACTGTTGTACTATATTTCTTGGTTCAAAAGACAGATTTCTTGAACATTTTAAAGATAGATTGAGTGCTTCCTGGAGTTCGGCAGGTTATGCGGAACGTTCAACGGAATATCTGAGAGAAACAGATACCGGCAAATTTCTGGGATTAGACAGAAGTTATCAAGAACTGGTAGAACAGTATGGGGAAGATAATGCCCGATATATTTGGGATATCCTTCATCCTGAAAATTACCAAAAAGATGATCTTATATATATAAGAATTCCTGAGTTTGAAAGTCTGGGATATCTGGAAAAACTTAAAGAGAAAGCTTCCCAAGAAGGTAGAAATGTTCAGGTATTAGAAGGGGATACAAGATTAATAAAGAAGCTTATCAATGGCCAGTGGGATGAAGAAGAATTCTTGCTGGTCCCTCCTGGGAGAAGTATTGCTGCCGTATATGATCATAAAGAAATAATCTGTGTTGAATAA
- a CDS encoding septum formation inhibitor Maf yields the protein MEFILASSSPRRVELLKQIGLKFKIIPPELDESINQDSDPKEIVMELSKRKAMNVARRVTGESIIISADTIVVKDSVMGKPANEQEAFSMLKALQNSWHDVITGITLIDTRNFNSITSYEITRVKMKPLSDDTIMSYIRTGEPFDKAGGYGIQSLGALLVEKIDGCYFNVVGLPLAKLNTMLGNMGIRVL from the coding sequence ATGGAATTTATATTGGCTTCATCTTCTCCTCGAAGAGTCGAACTTTTGAAACAGATTGGCTTAAAATTTAAGATAATTCCTCCTGAGTTAGACGAAAGTATTAATCAGGATTCAGATCCAAAAGAGATTGTTATGGAATTATCCAAGAGGAAAGCTATGAATGTAGCAAGAAGAGTTACCGGAGAATCAATAATAATTAGTGCTGATACCATTGTGGTAAAGGATTCGGTAATGGGAAAGCCTGCAAATGAACAGGAAGCCTTTTCCATGCTTAAAGCATTGCAGAATTCCTGGCATGATGTTATTACCGGCATAACTCTCATAGATACCCGAAATTTTAATTCTATTACTTCATATGAAATAACCAGGGTAAAAATGAAGCCCCTTTCAGATGATACTATAATGTCATACATAAGAACCGGTGAACCATTCGATAAAGCCGGAGGTTACGGCATTCAAAGCCTGGGTGCCCTTCTGGTGGAAAAAATCGATGGCTGCTATTTTAACGTAGTTGGCCTGCCCTTGGCTAAACTTAATACAATGTTAGGAAATATGGGTATAAGGGTGTTGTAA
- the radC gene encoding DNA repair protein RadC, giving the protein MVDVKGRLRIKDLPASERPYEKLEKFGAEVLSNAELLAIIIRTGSKNETSVDLAQRILMQGEGKNDLKFLYNLSPEQLMKIKGIGRVKALQIKALIEFSKRISSTNSFAEKTVIKSPEDVKMLLMEEMRYLKKEIFKVILLNTKNHVIRHVNISVGSLNATIVHPREVFNEAVKAACSAVILVHNHPSGDPEPSIEDIETTNRLVSAGNILGINVLDHIIIGNGEYVSLKERGKI; this is encoded by the coding sequence ATGGTTGATGTAAAAGGCAGACTAAGAATCAAGGATCTTCCTGCGAGTGAAAGACCTTATGAGAAACTGGAAAAGTTTGGCGCAGAAGTATTATCAAATGCCGAACTTTTGGCAATAATCATAAGAACCGGAAGTAAAAATGAAACATCTGTTGATCTTGCACAAAGAATACTAATGCAAGGTGAAGGGAAAAATGATTTAAAGTTTTTATATAATCTTAGTCCGGAGCAACTAATGAAAATCAAGGGTATTGGCAGAGTAAAAGCTTTGCAGATAAAGGCTTTGATTGAGTTTTCAAAAAGAATATCTTCCACTAATAGTTTTGCTGAAAAAACCGTTATAAAGTCACCTGAAGACGTAAAAATGCTTTTAATGGAAGAGATGAGATATTTAAAAAAAGAGATTTTTAAGGTTATACTCTTAAACACAAAGAACCATGTGATCAGACATGTTAATATTTCTGTAGGCAGTTTAAATGCAACCATAGTACATCCAAGGGAAGTTTTTAATGAAGCAGTGAAAGCTGCCTGCTCAGCAGTTATTCTTGTACACAATCATCCCAGCGGGGATCCTGAGCCAAGTATAGAAGATATTGAAACTACCAACAGACTTGTAAGTGCGGGCAATATTTTAGGAATAAACGTTTTGGATCATATTATTATTGGAAACGGAGAATATGTAAGTTTAAAAGAAAGAGGGAAAATATAA
- a CDS encoding rod shape-determining protein, with protein MSFFSKDIGIDLGTANTLVHVKGKGVVIREPSVVAIHKNTGKILAVGDEAKNMIGRTPGDIVAIRPMKDGVIADFNVTQVMLRHFITSAINKGLFSKPRVIICVPSGVTEVEKRAVVEAAISSGSKEAYLIEEPMAAAIGAGLPVEEPSGSMVVDIGGGTSEVAVISLGGIVTSRSLRIAGDEFDESIVHYVKKEYNLMIGERTAENIKIAIGAAYPRPKDLTKEVRGRDLITGLPKYITISTSEIIEALKEPINAIVDAIKFTLEKTPPELAADIMDKGIMLTGGGALLSGLDRLIREETGMPVTIADQPLDCVVMGTGRVLEEIETLKRVLISPKKLK; from the coding sequence ATGAGTTTTTTTTCAAAAGATATTGGAATTGACTTAGGTACTGCAAACACTTTGGTGCATGTTAAAGGAAAAGGTGTGGTTATAAGAGAACCTTCGGTTGTTGCTATACACAAAAACACAGGAAAGATTCTTGCGGTAGGCGATGAAGCCAAGAACATGATTGGAAGAACTCCGGGAGACATTGTTGCAATCAGGCCGATGAAAGACGGGGTTATAGCTGATTTTAATGTTACTCAGGTGATGTTGCGCCATTTTATAACTTCAGCAATAAATAAGGGTTTATTTTCAAAACCTCGGGTTATAATTTGTGTACCTTCAGGTGTTACTGAAGTGGAGAAAAGGGCCGTGGTAGAGGCAGCAATTTCCTCAGGCTCTAAAGAAGCTTACCTTATTGAAGAACCGATGGCTGCTGCCATTGGAGCCGGCCTGCCTGTAGAGGAGCCATCCGGAAGCATGGTGGTGGATATAGGAGGAGGAACAAGCGAGGTAGCTGTAATATCCCTGGGTGGTATTGTTACAAGTAGATCTCTGAGGATTGCCGGTGACGAATTCGATGAATCTATTGTACATTATGTAAAAAAAGAATATAATTTGATGATAGGAGAAAGAACTGCTGAAAACATTAAAATTGCTATCGGGGCTGCATACCCAAGGCCAAAAGATCTGACAAAAGAAGTAAGAGGAAGAGATTTGATAACAGGGTTGCCAAAATATATAACCATTTCTACTTCAGAAATAATTGAAGCATTAAAAGAGCCTATCAATGCAATTGTGGATGCAATTAAATTTACATTGGAGAAAACTCCACCCGAGCTTGCGGCAGATATTATGGATAAAGGAATAATGCTTACCGGTGGAGGGGCTTTGTTAAGCGGTCTTGATAGATTGATCAGGGAAGAGACAGGAATGCCTGTAACCATAGCAGATCAACCTTTAGATTGTGTTGTAATGGGAACAGGAAGAGTCCTTGAAGAAATTGAAACATTAAAGAGGGTGCTGATTTCTCCTAAAAAGCTGAAGTAA
- the mreC gene encoding rod shape-determining protein MreC produces the protein MPHFFKKKIFILTIITIILIALIIVSYNNIQSMNWLNNIISVPLTPIQNAFSFLGKKIEEGITFFNDVKEIRKENEELKILVAELQLENRELTGYREKVNELREALKLKDQFNDYDIIGANIIAKDPGNWFNIFKIDVGKRDNVTEDMPVITSGKSLVGRIMSADFTSSKVISIIDEDSVVSAKLAKPGGGHVIIRGDVTLKDKGYCRMDYIPLDADVAVGDIVETSGLGGIYPKGILIGSVIEVKKSASELSRYAIVKPEVDFKKLDEVFVLINKNVNEAGNTDNEN, from the coding sequence TTGCCACATTTTTTTAAGAAAAAGATATTCATTCTGACAATAATAACCATTATATTGATAGCTTTAATAATTGTTTCATACAATAATATCCAAAGTATGAACTGGCTTAACAATATTATTAGTGTTCCTCTTACGCCTATACAAAATGCATTTTCTTTTTTGGGGAAGAAAATTGAAGAAGGTATTACCTTTTTTAATGATGTGAAAGAAATCAGAAAAGAGAATGAGGAACTAAAAATATTGGTGGCAGAGCTTCAGCTGGAAAATAGAGAGCTTACAGGATACAGAGAAAAGGTCAATGAATTGAGGGAAGCCTTAAAACTGAAAGACCAATTTAATGATTATGATATTATCGGTGCAAATATTATAGCAAAGGATCCTGGAAACTGGTTTAATATTTTTAAGATTGATGTAGGCAAAAGGGATAATGTCACTGAGGACATGCCGGTAATTACTAGTGGAAAGAGCCTGGTAGGAAGAATAATGAGTGCTGATTTCACTTCCTCTAAAGTTATATCAATAATTGACGAGGACAGTGTAGTAAGTGCAAAGCTTGCCAAGCCGGGAGGAGGACACGTTATTATCAGAGGTGATGTGACTTTAAAGGATAAAGGGTATTGCCGTATGGATTATATACCTTTAGATGCAGATGTTGCGGTAGGTGACATCGTAGAAACTTCAGGCCTTGGAGGGATATACCCAAAAGGGATACTGATCGGAAGCGTCATAGAAGTAAAAAAGTCTGCCAGTGAATTAAGCAGGTATGCCATAGTAAAGCCGGAAGTAGACTTTAAAAAACTTGATGAAGTTTTTGTACTGATAAATAAGAATGTTAACGAGGCTGGTAATACTGATAATGAAAATTAG
- the mreD gene encoding rod shape-determining protein MreD, whose translation MKIRIPVYVVCILIIASIQSTLVDYIKINNVKPNLLLIFIISIALLRGNIEGGIVGFFAGLVQDILFGKVLGFYALIGLYFGVVIGMLNKRLYRDNYLVVTFFTFTSTIVYELLIYLFNTLLPLALSSGDFSFELLNPLMNVTLTETLYNSLMSIPIYILTMKIDNKIEIAIKNSRKF comes from the coding sequence ATGAAAATTAGAATACCAGTTTATGTGGTTTGTATTTTAATTATTGCATCAATTCAGTCTACATTAGTAGACTATATCAAAATAAATAATGTAAAGCCAAACTTACTGCTGATTTTTATTATTTCCATAGCTTTGCTCAGGGGGAATATTGAAGGGGGAATAGTTGGTTTTTTTGCCGGACTTGTACAGGACATTTTATTCGGAAAAGTTTTAGGGTTCTATGCTTTAATTGGGCTTTATTTTGGGGTTGTAATAGGGATGTTGAATAAGCGGCTTTATCGTGACAATTATTTAGTTGTTACGTTTTTTACATTTACTTCCACGATAGTGTATGAATTACTTATTTATTTGTTTAATACTTTACTGCCCCTGGCACTTTCTTCCGGAGATTTTAGCTTTGAACTCCTTAACCCCCTTATGAATGTGACTTTAACTGAGACTTTATATAACAGCTTAATGTCTATTCCGATATATATATTAACTATGAAAATTGATAACAAGATAGAAATTGCTATCAAGAATTCAAGGAAGTTTTAA